Proteins encoded together in one Antennarius striatus isolate MH-2024 chromosome 13, ASM4005453v1, whole genome shotgun sequence window:
- the LOC137606492 gene encoding microfibrillar-associated protein 3-like, whose product MNLKLLLVLLLLGGWEVAAAPQNRSDPDPGPPLDPSGAPGGLLVAREGSSVLLRCNGSGAGANVTWFSSKGPLLGGKWRLLEGGNLNITLVSFEDRGRYTCASPGGNHTVTLRVAHTHSGLGSPFVVVCLVAFAVTMVLNVTRLCMVSRHLRATERAIDEFFRTDGAEKLQRAFEVAKRIPIVTGARTLELAKVTQFKTLELARHIEELARSVPLPPLLGNCRLSGEEEPEAAVLQAAAASRDRTAIGPPSDGQGPPSSDGQGPPFDGQGQPSNGQAPPPEGEELLPDEGNVDIKASVHSVCVTCREEGAEPGLHL is encoded by the exons ATGAACCTTAAGCTGCTCCTCGTCCTCCTGCTGCTCGGGGGTTGGGAGGTGGCGGCGGCGCCTCAGAATCGGTCCGACCCTGACCCGGGTCCCCCCCTGGATCCTTCTGGGGCCCCCGGTGGGCTCCTGGTGGCCAGGGAGGGGTCCAGCGTGCTGCTGCGATGCAACGGCAGTGGCGCCGGCGCCAACGTGACGTGGTTCAGCTCCAAGGGCCCTCTGCTGG GGGGGAAGTGGCGCCTCCTGGAGGGTGGCAACCTGAACATCACGCTGGTGTCGTTCGAGGACCGGGGGCGCTACACCTGTGCCTCGCCCGGGGGGAACCACACGGTGACGCTGCGCGTGGCGCACACCCACAGCGGGCTGGGCTCCCCGTTCGTGGTGGTGTGTCTGGTGGCGTTCGCCGTCACCATGGTGCTGAACGTGACGCGCCTCTGCATGGTGAGCCGCCACCTGCGCGCCACGGAGCGCGCCATCGACGAGTTCTTCCGCACCGACGGCGCCGAGAAGCTGCAGCGGGCGTTTGAGGTGGCCAAGAGGATCCCCATCGTCACCGGGGCCAGGACGCTGGAGCTCGCCAAGGTCACGCAGTTCAAGACGCTGGAGCTGGCGCGCCACATCGAGGAGCTGGCCCGCAGCGTGCCGCTGCCGCCGTTGCTAGGCAACTGTCGCTTGTCTGGGGAGGAGGAGCCGGAGGCCGCCGTGCTGCAGGCGGCGGCGGCATCTCGGGACAGGACGGCCATTGGCCCACCCTCTGACGGACAAGGCCCGCCCTCCTCTGACGGACAAGGCCCGCCCTTTGACGGACAAGGCCAGCCCTCCAATGGACAAGCCCCACCCCCTGAGGGCGAGGAGCTTCTGCCTGATGAAGGCAATGTCGACATCAAAGCCTCGGTCCACTccgtgtgtgtgacctgtagggaggagggggcggagcctggccTTCACCTGTGA